One genomic region from Thermoleptolyngbya sichuanensis A183 encodes:
- a CDS encoding bifunctional 4-hydroxy-2-oxoglutarate aldolase/2-dehydro-3-deoxy-phosphogluconate aldolase, which translates to MISSHSQAVSFNDRWLHWLQTERAIAVIRAPNLATGEAMARAVAAGGMRLIEVTWNSDRPETLVHQLRQRLPDCLIGAGTITTPQQVSAAIASGAQFLFSPHTNRALIQQAAELEIPFVAGALTPTEIMTAWQAGAAAVKVFPIQCVGGADYLRAVREPLGEIPLVPTGGVTLENARTMLEAGAIAVGLAGQLFPKAAVKNGEWAIVQERAAQLKHSLEHSLEPSLGSRAAFGAV; encoded by the coding sequence GTGATTTCTTCCCATTCTCAGGCGGTTTCCTTCAACGATCGATGGCTGCATTGGCTGCAAACCGAGCGGGCGATCGCCGTCATTCGTGCGCCCAACCTGGCGACCGGCGAGGCCATGGCGCGGGCAGTGGCGGCGGGTGGAATGCGGCTGATCGAAGTTACCTGGAACAGCGATCGCCCTGAAACCCTGGTGCATCAACTGCGGCAGCGCTTGCCCGACTGTCTGATTGGCGCGGGCACGATTACTACTCCCCAGCAGGTGAGTGCGGCGATCGCCAGCGGAGCCCAGTTTTTGTTTAGCCCGCACACAAACCGGGCGCTGATTCAGCAGGCGGCCGAACTCGAGATTCCCTTTGTGGCGGGGGCCCTCACGCCGACGGAAATCATGACCGCATGGCAGGCGGGCGCAGCGGCGGTGAAGGTGTTCCCGATTCAGTGTGTCGGCGGCGCAGACTATTTGCGGGCCGTGCGAGAACCGCTGGGCGAGATTCCGCTAGTGCCCACGGGCGGGGTCACGCTGGAGAATGCGCGAACCATGCTGGAGGCAGGGGCGATCGCCGTTGGGCTGGCGGGGCAGTTATTTCCCAAGGCGGCCGTGAAAAATGGGGAATGGGCGATCGTGCAAGAACGAGCCGCGCAGCTAAAACACAGCCTTGAACACAGCCTTGAACCAAGCCTCGGCAGTCGGGCTGCGTTCGGTGCTGTGTAA
- the ppk1 gene encoding polyphosphate kinase 1, producing MSSTQPPQPNWSDPQYYFSRELSWIEFNARVLHEAMDERTPLLERLKFAAIFSSNLDEFFMVRVAGIKRQVQAQVDRRSLDGRTPQEQLEAICQKLLPLVAKQHQHVQSVLRPQLASHGVFLLDYAALNQAQQRHLREYFEERIFPVLTPLAVDPGHPFPHISNLSLNLAVVVRSPEGTSHFARLKVPSSLPRFVLLPLELQRRKQTPVWMGVPIEQIVAHNLDKLFPGMEVVACHVFRVTRNADLEVQEDEADDLLQAIEQELRKRRFAGSVVRLEVHESMPDEIRQTLMAEMGLSNADVYPVVGLLGGRDLMALVDLPLPHLKDAPWKPVSHPRLRRLMESEYSTDEDFFALIRKQDLLVHHPFQSFSSSVQAFLQRAAQDPDVLTIKMTLYRTSGDSPIVDALIDAAENGKQVAVLVELKARFDEENNIQWARKLEQVGVHVVYGLVGLKTHTKLMLVVRQEGDRLRRYVHIGTGNYNPKTARLYTDLGLLTCREDLGADVTELFNALTGYSRQKNYRKLLVAPTNLRDRLLDLIHREREIARAGRHARIVTKMNALVDPPLIGALYEASQAGVQIDLIVRGICCLRPGLAGVSDRIRVISIVGRFLEHSRIFYFHNDGAEDVYIGSADWMPRNLDRRVEAVTPVDDRAIAKDLQEILGILLADNRQAWELQPDGSYRQRHPASPDAVQSAQQILMDMARQS from the coding sequence GTGTCTTCTACCCAGCCGCCCCAACCCAACTGGTCAGATCCGCAATACTACTTCAGCCGCGAACTGAGCTGGATCGAGTTTAATGCGCGGGTGCTGCATGAGGCGATGGACGAGCGCACGCCCTTGCTGGAGCGCTTGAAGTTTGCGGCGATTTTTAGCAGCAATCTGGATGAGTTTTTTATGGTGCGGGTGGCGGGCATCAAGCGCCAGGTGCAGGCACAGGTGGATCGGCGATCGCTCGATGGTCGCACGCCACAGGAACAGCTCGAAGCCATTTGCCAAAAGCTTTTGCCCCTAGTCGCAAAGCAGCACCAGCATGTGCAGTCGGTCTTGCGGCCGCAGCTTGCGAGCCACGGCGTTTTCCTGCTGGACTATGCAGCGCTCAACCAGGCCCAGCAGCGCCATTTGCGGGAGTATTTTGAAGAGCGGATTTTTCCCGTGCTAACGCCGCTGGCGGTCGATCCGGGGCATCCCTTTCCGCACATTTCTAACCTCAGCTTGAATCTGGCGGTGGTGGTGCGATCGCCCGAAGGAACCAGCCATTTTGCCCGCCTCAAAGTGCCCAGTTCACTGCCCCGATTCGTCTTGTTGCCGCTAGAGTTGCAGCGGCGCAAGCAAACGCCAGTCTGGATGGGCGTGCCAATCGAGCAAATCGTTGCCCACAATCTGGACAAGCTGTTTCCAGGCATGGAGGTCGTCGCCTGCCATGTGTTTCGGGTGACCCGCAATGCTGACCTGGAAGTGCAGGAGGACGAAGCAGATGACCTGCTCCAGGCAATCGAGCAGGAGCTTCGCAAGCGGCGGTTTGCGGGGTCTGTGGTGCGGCTAGAAGTTCACGAATCCATGCCGGATGAAATTCGCCAAACGCTGATGGCGGAGATGGGGCTGAGCAACGCAGATGTGTATCCGGTGGTGGGGCTGTTGGGCGGGCGCGACCTAATGGCGCTGGTGGATCTGCCGTTGCCCCATCTCAAGGATGCGCCCTGGAAGCCTGTGAGCCATCCCCGACTGCGCCGACTGATGGAGTCTGAATATTCCACGGATGAGGATTTTTTTGCCCTGATCCGGAAGCAAGATTTGCTGGTGCATCATCCGTTTCAATCGTTTTCGTCGTCGGTGCAGGCGTTTCTTCAGCGGGCAGCCCAAGATCCCGACGTGCTGACGATTAAGATGACGCTCTATCGCACGTCGGGCGATTCGCCGATTGTGGACGCGCTGATCGATGCCGCCGAGAACGGTAAGCAGGTGGCGGTGCTGGTGGAGCTAAAGGCACGCTTTGACGAAGAGAATAATATTCAGTGGGCGCGGAAGCTAGAGCAGGTAGGGGTTCACGTCGTTTATGGGCTGGTGGGGCTGAAAACGCATACCAAGCTGATGCTGGTGGTGCGGCAGGAGGGCGATCGCCTGCGTCGCTATGTCCACATTGGCACGGGTAATTACAACCCCAAAACGGCGCGGCTCTACACCGATCTGGGCTTGCTGACCTGTCGGGAGGATCTGGGTGCAGACGTGACGGAGTTGTTTAACGCGCTGACGGGCTACTCGCGGCAAAAAAACTATCGCAAGCTGCTGGTGGCTCCGACCAATTTGCGCGATCGCCTGCTTGACCTGATTCACCGAGAGCGCGAGATTGCCCGTGCGGGTCGCCATGCCCGGATTGTCACCAAGATGAATGCACTGGTCGATCCGCCGCTGATTGGGGCACTATACGAAGCGTCGCAGGCGGGTGTGCAGATCGACCTGATTGTGCGGGGCATTTGCTGTCTGCGGCCGGGGCTGGCAGGGGTGAGCGATCGCATTCGGGTCATCAGCATTGTGGGCCGGTTTTTGGAGCATTCCCGCATTTTTTATTTTCACAATGACGGCGCGGAGGACGTATACATCGGCAGTGCCGACTGGATGCCGCGCAACCTGGATCGGCGCGTGGAGGCCGTTACGCCAGTGGACGATAGGGCGATCGCCAAAGATTTGCAGGAAATTCTCGGCATCTTGCTGGCCGACAACCGCCAGGCATGGGAGCTTCAGCCCGACGGTAGCTATCGCCAGCGCCATCCTGCATCCCCAGACGCAGTGCAAAGTGCCCAACAAATTCTCATGGACATGGCGCGGCAGTCCTGA
- a CDS encoding coiled-coil domain-containing protein — MSENQPTIDERLDRVAVLLETSTQQIAYLSELIVTNGQQAAQRDASLNAKLDRLSEEAAQRDASLNAKLDRLSEEAAQRDASLNAKLDRLSEEAAQRDASLNAKLDRLSEEAAQRDASLNAKLDRLSEEAAQRDASLNAKLDRLSEEAAQRDASLNAKLDRLSEEAAQRDASLNAKLDRLSEEAAQRDASLNAKLDRLSEAIATFVDQTQQRTVAIDDRLDRIAITLESQNRALEGHIRLAEQQAQSVATLTTLVSQLLAARV; from the coding sequence ATGAGTGAGAATCAACCGACCATCGATGAACGCCTCGACCGTGTGGCAGTGTTGCTAGAAACCTCGACCCAGCAAATCGCCTATCTGTCAGAGCTAATTGTTACTAATGGACAACAGGCCGCCCAACGGGATGCATCGCTCAATGCCAAGCTGGATCGATTATCTGAAGAGGCCGCCCAACGGGATGCATCGCTCAATGCCAAGCTGGATCGATTATCTGAAGAGGCCGCCCAGCGGGATGCATCGCTCAATGCCAAGCTGGATCGATTATCTGAAGAGGCCGCCCAGCGGGATGCGTCGCTCAATGCCAAGCTGGATCGATTATCCGAAGAGGCCGCCCAGCGGGATGCATCGCTCAATGCCAAGCTGGATCGATTATCCGAAGAGGCCGCCCAGCGGGATGCGTCGCTCAATGCCAAGCTGGATCGATTATCCGAAGAGGCCGCCCAGCGGGATGCATCGCTCAATGCCAAGCTGGATCGATTATCCGAAGAGGCCGCCCAGCGGGATGCGTCGCTCAATGCCAAGCTGGATCGATTATCCGAAGAGGCCGCCCAGCGGGATGCGTCGCTCAATGCCAAGCTAGATCGATTATCCGAGGCGATCGCCACATTTGTTGACCAGACCCAGCAGCGAACCGTCGCCATTGACGACAGACTTGACCGCATTGCGATTACGCTGGAAAGCCAGAACCGGGCGCTAGAGGGGCATATTCGCCTAGCGGAGCAGCAGGCGCAGAGTGTGGCAACGCTTACGACGCTGGTTTCTCAGCTCCTTGCAGCCAGGGTATGA
- a CDS encoding aminotransferase-like domain-containing protein, whose amino-acid sequence MKIPLDRRSPQPVYLQIRQRIHRLIQSGTLQPGDRLPSIRSLAEAAQVNKLTVIEAYSVLEADGLIYARPGSGYFVSEPSVTSPIPPSRFAPSQEVIIPDQGEMSYFDIYMASVSALHQDGVTVFSSGFPHPHDTDILQRVARRAFKEMGALLFNYDLPQGQYPLRKQIAQLLVQKGLDASPDQLIVTNGSMQGLSLVMQEIVQPGDWVIVESPTFHGALAVLQQLGARVIGIPMTRDGMNLDLLAQYLHSHRPRLIYTISTLHNPTGITTDLAHRQQLLDLARRYDCRILEDNAYEGLNFDPVPPPIKALDQDDFVIYAGTFTKTLMPGLRVGYLVATGDDYGRLRERKMLHDLCVSTASQAIVSEYLATGYYRRHLAQLCTRNLQGRGVMLQALEQYFPAEASWTVPTGGLFLWVKLPDRLPMQLVCSEAASEGILVTPGSAFFPNLQGYPAMRLNFSFDAEVIEQGMAILGRIMKRHLAT is encoded by the coding sequence GTGAAAATTCCCCTCGATCGGCGATCGCCCCAGCCCGTCTACCTGCAAATTCGCCAGCGCATCCATCGCCTGATTCAGTCGGGAACGCTGCAACCGGGCGATCGCCTGCCCTCCATCCGCAGCCTGGCCGAAGCAGCCCAGGTCAACAAGCTCACGGTTATCGAAGCCTACAGCGTGCTAGAAGCAGACGGACTGATCTACGCCCGCCCTGGCTCTGGCTATTTCGTTAGCGAACCGTCCGTCACCTCGCCGATTCCGCCGTCCCGCTTTGCCCCCTCTCAGGAGGTCATTATTCCTGACCAGGGCGAAATGTCTTACTTCGACATTTACATGGCCTCTGTGTCAGCGCTGCATCAGGATGGCGTGACGGTCTTCAGTTCCGGCTTTCCCCACCCCCACGACACAGACATTCTCCAGCGGGTGGCTCGTCGCGCCTTTAAGGAGATGGGGGCGCTGCTGTTTAACTATGACCTGCCGCAGGGACAATATCCCTTGCGAAAGCAAATTGCTCAACTGCTGGTGCAAAAGGGGCTAGATGCCTCGCCCGACCAGTTGATTGTCACCAATGGGTCTATGCAGGGACTGTCGCTGGTGATGCAGGAAATTGTGCAGCCCGGTGACTGGGTCATTGTAGAAAGCCCGACTTTTCACGGCGCGTTGGCGGTTCTTCAGCAGCTTGGTGCACGGGTGATCGGCATTCCCATGACTCGCGACGGCATGAACCTCGACCTGCTGGCGCAATACCTCCACAGCCATCGCCCCCGGCTGATTTATACCATCAGCACGCTGCACAACCCAACGGGCATTACCACTGACCTCGCCCATCGCCAGCAGTTGCTCGATCTGGCCCGCCGCTACGATTGCCGCATTCTGGAAGACAACGCCTACGAAGGGCTGAACTTTGACCCCGTGCCGCCCCCCATCAAGGCGCTGGATCAAGACGACTTTGTGATTTACGCAGGGACGTTTACCAAAACGCTGATGCCCGGTCTGCGGGTGGGCTATCTGGTCGCGACGGGGGACGACTATGGACGGCTGCGAGAGCGCAAGATGCTGCATGACCTGTGTGTGTCTACGGCTTCGCAGGCGATTGTCAGCGAGTATTTGGCGACGGGCTACTATCGCCGCCATTTGGCGCAGTTGTGTACGCGCAATCTTCAGGGGCGTGGTGTCATGCTGCAGGCATTGGAGCAATACTTTCCTGCCGAGGCTTCCTGGACAGTGCCTACTGGGGGGCTGTTTCTCTGGGTGAAGCTGCCAGATCGCCTGCCGATGCAGTTGGTATGCAGCGAGGCAGCGTCCGAGGGCATTTTGGTCACACCCGGTTCTGCATTTTTCCCAAATTTGCAGGGCTACCCGGCAATGCGGCTGAATTTTTCCTTTGATGCAGAGGTAATTGAGCAGGGAATGGCAATCCTTGGACGCATTATGAAACGCCACTTGGCCACCTGA
- a CDS encoding TMEM165/GDT1 family protein has product MDWNLLGLAFVTVFVSELGDKSQLAAIALGSSGKSVRAVFLGTAVALVLASFLGVMLGGGVAQVVPTRWIKAIAAIGFVVMAMRLLLGAADELPDEPLDESLDGNEPA; this is encoded by the coding sequence ATGGACTGGAATTTGCTGGGACTGGCGTTTGTCACGGTGTTTGTGTCGGAACTGGGGGACAAAAGCCAGCTTGCGGCGATCGCCCTCGGCAGCAGCGGCAAGTCTGTTCGGGCTGTGTTTTTGGGGACGGCAGTAGCGCTGGTGCTGGCCAGTTTTTTGGGCGTGATGCTGGGCGGCGGCGTGGCTCAGGTTGTGCCGACCCGCTGGATCAAGGCGATCGCCGCGATTGGGTTTGTCGTCATGGCTATGCGTCTGCTGCTGGGTGCGGCGGATGAGTTGCCAGACGAGCCGCTGGATGAGTCATTGGACGGTAACGAACCTGCCTAA
- a CDS encoding DUF4912 domain-containing protein: MAQERPPLEEMTLRQLRRVASEFNVSRYSRMRKEQLVAAILSAQRAAGYAPASSRLVEAQAEVEAAKFDVGQSDRAPMSLAEVDEPLSDLPDGYGESRIVLMPRDPQWVYAYWDIPNSQKEELRRQGGSRLALRFYDVTDINLAVQRPHSLQQYECDELAREWYLPVPVSDRDYLVEIGYVCTDGRWLVLARSAPVRVPPVYPSDWVDDQFITVNWDEELVGKQFLELVPPSKRGAAADSIYDQLFGEAMVGGQRVDASMMGAVPNVAGSLFGSVHMAEKAVSSYVFPSGAGLWAVPTMSGITASGVGMGYTMSGVGYTASGVGYMASGVGYMASGAGLAYTASGSGIGFSASAPPIRPRKFWLIADAELIVYGATEPDATVTIGGQPIKLNPDGTFRFQMSFQDGLIDYPIMAVAADGEQTRNIHMKFTRETLDRRTNTKEEAVEEWLTY; this comes from the coding sequence ATGGCACAGGAACGCCCACCCCTGGAAGAGATGACGCTCCGGCAGTTGCGCCGCGTGGCTAGCGAGTTTAACGTCTCACGCTATAGCCGCATGAGAAAGGAGCAGCTTGTTGCCGCAATTTTGAGCGCTCAGCGGGCTGCGGGCTATGCGCCTGCCTCCTCTCGTCTGGTGGAAGCACAGGCGGAGGTCGAAGCAGCCAAGTTTGATGTCGGGCAGAGCGATCGCGCTCCCATGTCCCTGGCAGAAGTGGATGAACCCCTCAGCGATCTCCCCGATGGCTACGGCGAGAGCCGCATTGTGTTGATGCCCCGCGACCCGCAGTGGGTCTACGCCTACTGGGACATTCCCAATAGCCAAAAAGAGGAGTTGCGTCGGCAGGGTGGCTCACGCTTGGCGCTGCGGTTCTACGACGTGACGGATATTAACCTAGCAGTGCAGCGTCCCCACAGCCTCCAGCAGTACGAGTGTGACGAATTGGCGCGGGAGTGGTACTTGCCCGTCCCCGTGAGCGATCGGGACTATCTGGTTGAAATTGGCTACGTCTGCACCGATGGTCGCTGGCTGGTGCTGGCCCGGTCTGCTCCGGTGCGCGTCCCCCCGGTCTATCCATCGGATTGGGTCGATGATCAGTTCATCACTGTGAACTGGGACGAGGAACTGGTCGGCAAGCAGTTCTTGGAACTGGTGCCCCCCAGCAAGCGGGGTGCGGCCGCCGACTCGATCTACGACCAACTCTTCGGCGAGGCGATGGTCGGTGGGCAGCGAGTCGATGCGTCGATGATGGGCGCAGTGCCGAACGTTGCAGGATCGCTATTTGGCTCGGTTCACATGGCCGAAAAAGCCGTCAGTTCCTATGTATTCCCGTCGGGTGCGGGATTGTGGGCCGTGCCCACAATGTCGGGAATCACGGCATCGGGCGTGGGCATGGGTTACACCATGTCTGGCGTGGGATACACGGCATCGGGCGTGGGCTATATGGCATCGGGCGTGGGCTATATGGCATCGGGCGCGGGACTGGCCTACACGGCATCGGGCAGCGGGATCGGCTTCTCTGCCTCCGCGCCGCCCATTCGTCCCCGCAAGTTCTGGCTAATTGCCGATGCTGAACTGATTGTCTACGGCGCAACGGAACCCGATGCCACTGTTACCATCGGCGGCCAGCCCATCAAGCTCAATCCCGACGGCACCTTCCGCTTCCAGATGTCCTTCCAGGACGGGCTGATTGACTACCCAATTATGGCGGTTGCGGCCGATGGCGAACAAACCCGCAACATTCACATGAAGTTCACCCGCGAAACGCTTGATCGCCGCACCAACACTAAGGAGGAAGCTGTAGAAGAATGGCTGACCTATTGA
- a CDS encoding TMEM165/GDT1 family protein produces the protein MSLVSPDSILSSPVLTAERPVPPSIQPLAASSDGAADSTQPAPTAQPLRLRDEFGIFFSTFITIFLAEIGDKTQMTVLLMSAQSKAPWVVFLGAGSALIATSLCGVLLGKWLSTRISPRLLDKAAAVLLLVVAGMLVWDVIQG, from the coding sequence GTGAGCCTGGTTTCCCCCGACTCGATTCTATCTTCACCCGTTTTGACCGCTGAGCGCCCAGTCCCCCCTTCGATTCAGCCGCTTGCTGCGTCGTCTGACGGGGCTGCCGACTCAACCCAGCCTGCGCCGACTGCTCAGCCGCTCCGTCTGCGAGACGAATTCGGCATTTTCTTCTCGACTTTTATCACGATTTTCCTGGCAGAAATTGGCGACAAAACCCAAATGACGGTGCTGCTTATGAGTGCCCAGTCCAAAGCGCCGTGGGTGGTGTTTTTGGGAGCGGGTTCAGCGCTAATCGCCACGAGTCTTTGTGGGGTGCTGCTGGGCAAGTGGCTCTCGACCCGCATTTCGCCCCGACTGCTCGACAAAGCAGCAGCCGTGTTGCTGCTGGTTGTGGCGGGAATGCTGGTGTGGGATGTAATTCAGGGATAG
- the dnaK gene encoding molecular chaperone DnaK — protein MAKVVGIDLGTTNSCVAVMEGGKPTVIANAEGFRTTPSVVAFDPKTKERRVGQIAKRQAVINPENTFYSVKRFIGRKFDEVTHETTEVPYKVLNVNGNVKLDCPAEGKQFAPEEISALVLRKLKEDATKYLGEEVTQAVITVPAYFNDSQRQATKDAGKIAGLEVLRIINEPTAASLAYGLDKKSNETILVFDLGGGTFDVSILEVGDGVFEVLATAGDTHLGGDDFDKKIVDYLAEEFKRNEGIDLRKDKQALQRLTEAAEKAKIELSSVTQAEINLPFITATQDGPKHLDVTLTRAKFEELCADLIDRCRVPVEAALRDSKLSKDNIDEVVLVGGSTRIPAVQEVVKRVLGKEPNQTVNPDEVVAVGAAIQAGVLAGEVKDILLLDVTPLSLGVETLGGVMTKIIPRNTTIPTKKSEVFSTAADGQTNVEIHVLQGEREMASDNKSLGTFRLDGIPPAPRGVPQIEVTFDIDANGILNVRAKDKGTGKEQSISITGASTLPKDEVERMVNEAERNAAADKERREKIELKNQADSLAYQAEKLLTDQGDKVPEADKTKVEGLAKDLRNAIAQENMDSIKSLMSELQQALYSLSSNLYQSGDGGDGGATPPGGDAGTPSSSGDDDVIDAEFSETK, from the coding sequence ATGGCAAAAGTTGTTGGAATTGACCTGGGAACCACTAACTCCTGCGTGGCAGTGATGGAAGGCGGCAAGCCCACGGTCATCGCGAACGCAGAAGGGTTCCGCACAACGCCCTCCGTGGTCGCGTTTGACCCCAAGACCAAAGAACGTCGCGTGGGGCAGATTGCGAAGCGGCAGGCCGTGATTAACCCCGAAAATACGTTTTACTCGGTGAAGCGCTTCATCGGTCGCAAGTTTGACGAAGTGACCCATGAAACGACTGAAGTGCCCTACAAGGTGCTAAACGTCAACGGCAACGTCAAGCTCGACTGCCCCGCCGAAGGCAAGCAGTTTGCCCCTGAAGAAATCTCGGCGCTGGTGCTGCGGAAGCTCAAAGAAGATGCCACGAAGTATCTAGGCGAAGAAGTGACCCAGGCGGTGATCACCGTTCCCGCCTACTTTAACGACTCCCAGCGGCAGGCCACAAAGGACGCAGGCAAGATCGCAGGTCTGGAAGTGCTGCGGATTATCAACGAGCCGACGGCCGCCTCTCTCGCCTACGGTTTGGACAAAAAGAGCAACGAAACCATCCTGGTGTTTGACCTGGGCGGTGGTACGTTTGACGTATCGATTCTGGAAGTGGGCGACGGCGTGTTTGAAGTGCTGGCAACCGCCGGCGACACTCACCTAGGCGGCGACGACTTCGACAAGAAGATCGTGGATTACTTGGCCGAAGAGTTCAAGCGCAACGAGGGCATCGACCTCCGCAAAGACAAACAAGCTCTGCAACGCCTAACAGAAGCGGCTGAGAAAGCCAAGATCGAGCTGTCCAGCGTTACCCAGGCCGAAATCAACCTGCCCTTTATCACCGCGACTCAGGACGGGCCGAAGCACCTCGACGTAACGCTGACCCGCGCCAAGTTTGAAGAACTCTGTGCCGACCTAATCGACCGCTGCCGCGTACCTGTCGAAGCCGCCCTACGCGACTCGAAGCTGTCGAAGGACAATATCGACGAAGTGGTACTGGTGGGTGGTTCCACCCGGATTCCTGCGGTGCAGGAAGTGGTGAAGCGCGTGCTGGGCAAGGAACCTAACCAGACAGTGAACCCGGATGAAGTCGTGGCTGTGGGCGCTGCGATTCAGGCGGGCGTGCTGGCCGGCGAAGTGAAGGACATTCTGCTGCTCGACGTGACCCCCCTATCGCTGGGTGTGGAAACGCTGGGTGGCGTGATGACCAAGATTATCCCGCGCAACACGACGATCCCCACCAAAAAGTCGGAAGTGTTTTCAACGGCTGCTGACGGGCAGACCAATGTGGAAATCCACGTCCTGCAAGGGGAGCGCGAAATGGCTTCGGACAACAAGAGCCTGGGAACCTTCCGGCTGGACGGCATTCCCCCCGCGCCCCGTGGCGTGCCGCAAATCGAAGTGACCTTCGACATCGATGCCAACGGCATTCTAAACGTCCGCGCCAAGGATAAGGGCACGGGCAAAGAGCAGTCCATCAGCATCACGGGCGCTTCGACCCTGCCCAAGGATGAAGTGGAGCGGATGGTGAACGAGGCCGAGCGCAACGCCGCCGCCGACAAAGAGCGCCGTGAAAAGATTGAACTGAAGAACCAGGCCGACTCGCTAGCCTATCAGGCAGAAAAGCTGCTGACTGACCAAGGCGACAAAGTGCCTGAAGCCGACAAAACCAAGGTGGAAGGACTGGCAAAGGATCTGCGGAATGCGATCGCCCAGGAGAACATGGACAGCATCAAGTCGCTGATGAGCGAGCTGCAACAGGCCCTCTATAGCCTCAGCAGCAACCTCTATCAGAGCGGCGATGGTGGCGACGGCGGCGCAACGCCTCCGGGTGGAGATGCGGGAACGCCTTCTAGCAGCGGCGACGACGACGTGATCGATGCAGAATTCTCGGAAACCAAGTAG
- a CDS encoding superoxide dismutase [Fe], giving the protein MPIEQPPLPFAMDALEPYGMKAETFEYHYGKHHKAYVDNLNKAIESDSSLAGKSLEEIIVATFGDSAKAGVFNNAAQVWNHTFFWNSLKPGGGGAPTGDLAAKIDASFGSYDKFREAFANAAATQFGSGWAWLIDDNGTLKVTKTPNAENPLAHGQKALLTLDVWEHAYYIDFRNARPAFIQNFLDKLVNWDFVAENLAAA; this is encoded by the coding sequence ATGCCTATCGAACAGCCGCCCCTGCCTTTTGCGATGGATGCTTTAGAACCCTATGGCATGAAGGCTGAGACGTTTGAATATCACTACGGCAAGCATCACAAAGCTTACGTCGATAACCTGAACAAGGCGATCGAGAGCGATTCTTCCCTGGCAGGCAAGTCTCTGGAAGAAATCATCGTGGCGACTTTTGGCGACTCTGCCAAAGCTGGCGTGTTCAACAACGCCGCTCAGGTCTGGAACCACACCTTCTTCTGGAACAGCCTGAAGCCCGGTGGCGGCGGTGCGCCGACGGGTGACCTGGCCGCCAAGATCGACGCTTCTTTCGGCAGCTACGACAAGTTTCGCGAAGCCTTTGCCAACGCCGCTGCGACCCAGTTTGGCAGCGGTTGGGCCTGGCTGATCGATGACAACGGCACGCTGAAAGTGACCAAGACTCCCAACGCCGAAAACCCCCTAGCACATGGGCAAAAAGCGCTGCTGACCCTTGATGTGTGGGAACATGCCTACTACATCGACTTCCGCAATGCCCGCCCTGCTTTTATCCAGAACTTTTTGGATAAGCTGGTGAACTGGGATTTTGTCGCTGAGAACTTGGCTGCCGCCTAG
- a CDS encoding pirin family protein: MVLASHLAQVIEPETKGLGGFQARRVLPSDTCTMVGPFIFFDHLGPAVFPPGKGLDVRPHPHINLATLTYLFEGVILHRDSLGSVQEIHPGAVNWMTAGRGITHSERSPAWARPIESTLHGIQTWIALPDAHEETDPWFRHYAAAEMPSWETGGASIKLIAGQLGDRTSPVRTFSPILYLDVKLADNAEFTLPALYSEQAVYAVTPGIVLNQEPMTVHTMALLKSGESVTLSTDQPARCIVIGGEPVGPRQKWWNFVSSRPERIEQAKRDWQDWKFPEVPEETEFIPLPEA; the protein is encoded by the coding sequence ATGGTTTTAGCATCCCACCTAGCGCAAGTCATCGAACCGGAAACGAAAGGCCTGGGCGGCTTTCAGGCACGGCGCGTATTGCCGAGCGACACCTGCACGATGGTCGGCCCGTTTATCTTTTTCGACCACCTCGGCCCCGCTGTTTTTCCACCAGGCAAGGGGCTGGACGTGCGCCCCCATCCCCACATCAACCTGGCCACATTGACGTACCTGTTTGAAGGCGTGATTTTGCACCGCGATAGCCTGGGCAGCGTCCAGGAAATTCACCCCGGCGCGGTGAACTGGATGACGGCTGGACGCGGAATTACGCATTCCGAGCGATCGCCCGCCTGGGCCCGCCCCATCGAATCGACGCTGCACGGCATCCAGACCTGGATCGCGCTGCCCGATGCCCACGAGGAAACCGATCCCTGGTTTCGCCACTATGCTGCCGCAGAAATGCCGTCCTGGGAAACGGGCGGTGCATCAATCAAGCTGATTGCCGGACAATTGGGCGATCGCACCTCGCCTGTAAGAACCTTCTCGCCCATTCTCTACCTGGATGTAAAGCTTGCAGATAACGCTGAGTTTACGCTGCCTGCACTGTATTCCGAACAAGCCGTCTATGCCGTCACACCCGGAATCGTGCTGAACCAGGAACCGATGACCGTCCACACGATGGCGCTGCTGAAATCGGGGGAATCCGTCACCCTTTCGACGGATCAGCCCGCCCGCTGCATTGTGATTGGGGGCGAACCCGTGGGGCCGCGCCAAAAGTGGTGGAATTTTGTCTCCAGTCGCCCAGAACGCATCGAGCAGGCCAAGCGAGATTGGCAAGACTGGAAGTTTCCAGAAGTTCCAGAAGAAACGGAGTTTATTCCGCTCCCCGAAGCATAG